Proteins encoded within one genomic window of Rhodoflexus caldus:
- a CDS encoding 2-phosphosulfolactate phosphatase: protein MSNPLVEICLSPELLHLHELSGRTVVVADILRATSCMVAGLATGIASITPVASLEEGRALMAQGYIGAGERDGKQVEGFHMGNSPFSYMEPYLKGKKVVTTTTNGTQAIQKSRAAAQIVIGAFLNLSAVAAHVKAAGRDVVIVCAGWKGKVNLEDTLFAGALARKLEGFFTWEDDAILAASELYANMQMDLHAHISRSSHYQRLAKLGIKEDIRFCLEIDRFDAVPVLEGNEIVVK from the coding sequence ATGAGTAACCCCCTTGTTGAAATTTGTCTCTCGCCCGAACTGCTGCATTTGCATGAACTAAGCGGCCGCACGGTTGTTGTTGCCGATATTTTGCGGGCTACCTCCTGCATGGTGGCCGGACTGGCAACGGGCATTGCAAGCATTACGCCCGTCGCTTCTTTGGAAGAAGGCCGAGCACTGATGGCACAGGGCTATATCGGTGCAGGCGAGCGCGACGGTAAACAGGTTGAAGGATTCCACATGGGCAACTCTCCTTTCAGTTATATGGAACCTTACCTGAAAGGTAAAAAAGTAGTAACCACTACTACTAACGGCACTCAGGCCATCCAAAAATCGCGGGCGGCAGCGCAAATCGTCATCGGGGCGTTTTTGAATCTCTCCGCCGTGGCTGCGCATGTAAAAGCAGCCGGCAGGGATGTCGTTATTGTTTGTGCTGGATGGAAAGGCAAGGTTAATTTGGAAGACACTCTGTTTGCAGGTGCGCTGGCACGCAAGCTGGAAGGCTTTTTTACGTGGGAAGACGATGCTATACTTGCTGCAAGCGAGCTGTATGCCAATATGCAAATGGATTTGCACGCACACATCAGCCGCTCATCTCATTATCAACGGCTTGCAAAGCTGGGCATTAAAGAAGACATTCGCTTTTGCTTAGAAATAGACCGCTTTGATGCAGTACCCGTACTTGAAGGCAATGAGATAGTGGTCAAATAA
- the xseB gene encoding exodeoxyribonuclease VII small subunit, whose product MAKAEKLTYEKALEELQAIHNALENDEISIDELSAKVERAYELLHFCKERLRATEAQLEQLMKENE is encoded by the coding sequence ATGGCCAAAGCTGAAAAACTGACATACGAAAAAGCGTTGGAAGAACTGCAAGCGATTCACAACGCCTTGGAAAACGATGAAATAAGTATTGATGAACTCTCTGCAAAGGTGGAGCGAGCCTACGAATTGCTCCATTTTTGCAAAGAACGCCTCCGTGCTACCGAAGCACAATTAGAACAACTAATGAAAGAAAATGAGTAA
- a CDS encoding TonB-dependent receptor, with the protein MSLLLFMLTNSSFAVLPPDNGVPDKGTVRGMITDANGRPIGGVSIVLKGTLRGTVSAEDGSFEITGVPVGEYILSASAVHLKIAEQRISVRAKEVTDVKLVAEEQIIQLGEIVIAGARGVRPADQLADVEGTSIFAGKKTEVVRMDRLDANLITNNARQVFAKVPGISVWENDGSGVQVGVASRGLSPNRSWEFNVRQNGYDISSDIFGYPEAYYNPPMEAVERIQIVRGASSLQYGPQFGGLLNYVLKRGDANRKISVETQQSTGSFGMFSTFNAVGGTVGKLNYYGYVHHRQADGWRENSAYNITNLHLNLNYAVTEKLNIGFEISRLFYKNQQPGGLTDAQFAQDARQSSRARNWFSTPWTVPALTVDYQVTEQWKSSLKVFGLIAERNSIGYVRAINIPDTLNAQTGTFNPRQLDRDSYRNFGAEWRNVINYKLLNRESTIAAGLRYYSGATRRRQNGRGDTGSDFNLNLQEAEYPRNLEFMTHNTSVYVENIFRLTKNWTVTPGIRYEMVKNTGEGQFGRAANGSAILMPRTEKQRNFMLAGIGTELNLAPEANIYANISQSYRPVLFSEITPPATTDVIDENLRDASGFNADLGIRGSYKNIVTYDVSAFYLQYDNRIGTLNQIRPDGSRFQLRTNVGGSRTQGIESYVEFAPIAAITDRSKLGYINLFASLSWINAEYADLRVVSIVNNVPVETNLKGNKVENAPSYIHRIGATYTNKGFSATWQMSAVGEAFSDANNTRIAPATAVTGMVPAYRVMDISATWRFLQRYNVRAGVNNLTDERYFTRRAGGYPGPGIMPGEGRNWYLSVGARF; encoded by the coding sequence TTGAGCTTACTGCTTTTCATGCTTACCAACAGTTCATTTGCCGTTTTGCCTCCCGACAACGGCGTACCGGATAAAGGTACGGTCAGAGGAATGATTACGGATGCAAACGGTCGTCCGATTGGCGGTGTAAGCATTGTATTAAAAGGCACTCTTCGCGGAACAGTGAGTGCCGAAGACGGCAGTTTTGAAATAACAGGAGTACCCGTGGGTGAATATATCCTCTCGGCAAGTGCGGTTCATCTGAAAATTGCCGAGCAACGCATCAGCGTGCGTGCCAAAGAAGTAACCGATGTAAAATTGGTTGCTGAAGAACAGATTATTCAATTGGGCGAAATTGTGATTGCCGGAGCGCGCGGTGTGCGCCCTGCCGACCAACTTGCCGATGTGGAGGGCACTTCCATTTTTGCAGGTAAAAAAACGGAGGTTGTGCGCATGGACAGGTTAGATGCCAACCTGATTACCAACAATGCCCGACAGGTCTTTGCCAAAGTGCCGGGCATTAGTGTTTGGGAAAATGACGGCTCGGGGGTGCAGGTGGGGGTTGCCTCTCGCGGTCTCAGCCCGAACCGCTCATGGGAGTTCAACGTTCGCCAAAACGGCTATGACATCAGTTCCGATATTTTCGGCTACCCCGAGGCCTATTATAACCCGCCTATGGAAGCCGTGGAACGCATCCAGATTGTGCGCGGTGCTTCTTCACTGCAATACGGACCGCAGTTTGGCGGTTTGCTGAACTACGTGCTGAAACGCGGCGATGCCAACCGCAAAATCTCTGTGGAAACGCAGCAAAGTACAGGCAGCTTTGGCATGTTCAGCACATTTAATGCGGTAGGCGGCACCGTTGGCAAGTTGAATTACTACGGCTACGTACACCACCGTCAGGCGGACGGCTGGCGCGAAAACAGTGCGTATAACATTACAAACCTGCATTTGAACTTGAACTATGCCGTTACCGAAAAACTGAACATAGGTTTTGAAATATCCAGATTGTTCTACAAAAACCAACAGCCGGGCGGTTTGACCGATGCGCAGTTTGCGCAAGATGCCCGCCAAAGCAGCCGCGCCCGCAACTGGTTCAGTACGCCTTGGACTGTGCCTGCACTCACCGTTGATTATCAAGTTACGGAGCAATGGAAGTCAAGCCTGAAAGTGTTCGGGCTGATAGCCGAGCGCAACAGTATCGGTTATGTGCGGGCTATTAACATCCCCGACACATTGAACGCACAAACCGGCACGTTTAACCCGCGCCAGTTAGACCGCGATTCTTACCGCAACTTTGGTGCAGAATGGCGTAACGTCATCAACTATAAACTCCTGAATCGGGAAAGCACCATTGCCGCAGGTTTGCGCTACTATTCAGGCGCTACGCGCCGCAGACAAAACGGCAGAGGCGACACCGGCAGCGACTTCAATCTGAATTTGCAGGAAGCCGAGTATCCTCGCAATCTGGAATTTATGACCCATAACACTTCGGTTTATGTGGAAAATATATTCCGCCTGACAAAGAACTGGACAGTTACGCCGGGTATTCGCTATGAAATGGTGAAAAATACAGGCGAAGGGCAATTCGGACGTGCTGCAAACGGCTCGGCCATTTTGATGCCGCGCACTGAAAAACAGCGCAATTTTATGCTGGCAGGTATCGGAACGGAGCTCAACCTTGCACCGGAGGCCAATATTTACGCTAATATTTCACAGTCTTATCGCCCTGTATTGTTTTCGGAGATTACGCCCCCTGCCACTACCGATGTTATTGATGAAAATCTGCGCGATGCTTCGGGCTTCAATGCCGACTTGGGTATTCGCGGCAGTTATAAAAATATTGTTACCTACGATGTGAGCGCATTCTACTTACAATATGACAATCGCATTGGCACGCTCAACCAGATTCGGCCTGACGGCAGCCGCTTCCAACTACGCACCAACGTAGGCGGCAGCCGCACCCAAGGCATAGAAAGCTACGTAGAGTTTGCCCCGATTGCAGCCATTACCGACCGCTCAAAACTTGGCTATATCAATCTGTTTGCTTCGCTTTCGTGGATAAATGCCGAATATGCAGACCTGAGAGTGGTAAGTATTGTAAACAACGTACCCGTAGAAACCAATCTGAAAGGCAACAAGGTAGAGAATGCCCCATCCTACATACACCGCATAGGTGCAACTTATACCAACAAAGGTTTTTCGGCAACTTGGCAAATGAGTGCTGTGGGCGAGGCTTTTTCTGATGCCAACAACACTCGCATTGCACCTGCCACTGCCGTAACGGGCATGGTACCGGCCTATCGGGTAATGGATATTTCGGCTACTTGGCGATTTCTGCAACGTTACAATGTGCGTGCAGGCGTAAACAACCTAACCGATGAACGCTACTTTACTCGCCGTGCAGGCGGCTATCCCGGCCCCGGTATTATGCCCGGCGAAGGCCGCAACTGGTACCTCTCCGTTGGAGCAAGGTTCTAA
- a CDS encoding gamma-glutamylcyclotransferase family protein: MRIFVYGTLRSGGSNHHLLRDSVCTEQNVQLGGYIMYDFGLYPFVQPCADANRIIWGEIYKISADTLQRLDKLEGTDVGLYERIFDDRIGAWLYISGRNAPRNLPEIKSGDWFRRS; encoded by the coding sequence ATGAGAATTTTTGTTTACGGAACACTTCGCTCAGGAGGCAGTAACCATCATTTGCTGCGCGATTCCGTTTGCACGGAACAAAATGTGCAACTTGGCGGCTACATCATGTATGACTTCGGTTTATACCCTTTTGTACAACCTTGTGCCGATGCCAATCGCATCATTTGGGGCGAAATTTATAAAATTTCAGCCGATACCTTGCAACGCTTAGATAAGTTGGAAGGAACGGATGTGGGCTTATATGAGCGGATATTTGACGACCGCATTGGTGCATGGCTCTATATCAGCGGAAGAAATGCGCCACGCAACCTGCCGGAAATCAAAAGCGGCGATTGGTTTCGCCGCTCCTGA
- the argG gene encoding argininosuccinate synthase — translation MKEKVILAFSGGLDTSFCAKYLSEEKGLEVHAAIVDTGGFSTEDMRRIEARAHELGVASFTCLNEVDNFYRQCIRYMIYGNVLRNNTYPLSVSAERVFQALAIVNYAKKIGAQYIAHGSTGAGNDQVRFDLVFQIAAPEIGIITPIRDLRLSREEEIEYLKKHGVGGNWEKAKYSINQGIWGTSVGGKETLTSHLSLPEEAYPSQLQTTEPQTITLTFEKGEPVALNGEKHGGSVGVIQALNALGSRYAIGRDIHIGDTIIGIKGRVGFEAPAALMTIKAHHALEKHVLTKWQAYWKEQLGNWYGMMLHEGQYLEPLMRNIETFLQDTQHNVSGEVYIKLMPYRFEIQGISSPHDLMASKFGQYGEMNNAWTGDDVKGFTKIIANQMKIYFQVNGQS, via the coding sequence ATGAAAGAAAAAGTAATACTTGCCTTCAGCGGCGGATTAGATACATCGTTTTGTGCCAAATACCTGAGCGAAGAAAAAGGGCTGGAAGTACATGCTGCCATAGTAGATACAGGCGGGTTCAGCACCGAAGACATGCGGCGCATAGAAGCACGTGCCCATGAACTTGGCGTAGCAAGTTTTACCTGCCTGAACGAGGTAGATAATTTTTATCGGCAGTGCATTCGCTACATGATTTACGGCAACGTGCTGCGCAACAATACCTATCCGCTTTCGGTAAGCGCCGAACGCGTATTTCAGGCATTGGCTATTGTAAACTATGCCAAAAAAATCGGCGCACAGTATATCGCACACGGCAGTACGGGAGCCGGCAACGACCAAGTGCGCTTTGACTTGGTATTTCAGATAGCAGCTCCCGAAATTGGCATTATTACCCCCATCCGCGACTTACGCCTTTCGCGTGAAGAAGAGATTGAGTATCTGAAAAAACATGGTGTCGGTGGCAACTGGGAGAAAGCAAAATATTCTATCAATCAGGGCATTTGGGGCACAAGCGTAGGCGGTAAGGAAACGCTGACTTCGCACCTCTCTCTGCCCGAAGAAGCCTATCCAAGCCAATTGCAAACCACTGAGCCGCAGACAATTACTCTGACCTTTGAGAAAGGCGAACCTGTGGCACTCAATGGTGAAAAACACGGGGGCAGCGTTGGGGTGATTCAGGCATTGAACGCACTCGGCAGCCGCTATGCCATTGGCCGCGATATCCACATTGGCGATACCATTATCGGTATCAAAGGTCGCGTAGGTTTTGAAGCACCTGCTGCGCTGATGACCATTAAAGCGCATCATGCCCTTGAAAAACACGTACTTACCAAATGGCAGGCCTACTGGAAGGAGCAGTTAGGCAATTGGTACGGCATGATGCTGCACGAAGGGCAGTACCTCGAGCCGCTGATGCGAAACATTGAAACCTTCCTGCAAGACACCCAACACAACGTAAGCGGCGAAGTTTATATCAAACTGATGCCGTATCGCTTTGAAATTCAGGGCATCAGCTCCCCGCATGACCTTATGGCATCTAAATTTGGCCAATACGGCGAAATGAACAACGCATGGACAGGCGACGACGTAAAAGGATTTACCAAGATTATCGCTAACCAGATGAAAATTTATTTCCAAGTCAATGGCCAAAGCTGA
- a CDS encoding protein-L-isoaspartate(D-aspartate) O-methyltransferase — protein MQDTFKHIGLRMALVEQLRKKGISDERVLAAIGAVPRHFFLDSAFAEHAYQDKAFAIGEGQTISQPYTVAFQTQLLQIQPGDKVLEIGTGSGYQAAILCYLGAKVFSVECKRKLFLQAKKVLSHLHMKPTILFGDGSVGLPSQAPFQAILVTAAAPAVPQALIDQLDEGGRLVIPVGNLEQQQMLRITKKNGQPITETFDMFAFVPLTGKFGWNSTK, from the coding sequence ATGCAAGATACTTTCAAACATATTGGCCTGCGGATGGCGTTGGTAGAGCAGCTGCGCAAAAAAGGCATCAGTGATGAAAGGGTGCTGGCTGCCATTGGTGCGGTACCGCGCCACTTTTTTCTGGACAGCGCCTTTGCCGAACATGCCTATCAAGACAAAGCCTTTGCTATAGGTGAAGGGCAAACCATCTCACAGCCCTACACAGTGGCTTTTCAAACGCAGCTGCTTCAAATTCAGCCCGGCGACAAGGTGTTGGAAATCGGCACGGGTTCAGGTTATCAGGCAGCTATTCTCTGCTATTTGGGTGCTAAAGTTTTCAGCGTTGAGTGTAAACGCAAACTTTTTTTACAGGCCAAAAAGGTATTGTCGCACCTGCACATGAAACCTACCATCCTTTTTGGCGATGGCAGCGTGGGCTTGCCTTCACAAGCGCCTTTTCAGGCCATTCTTGTAACAGCGGCTGCTCCGGCAGTACCTCAGGCACTCATTGATCAGTTAGACGAAGGCGGCCGATTAGTGATTCCGGTAGGCAATTTGGAACAGCAACAGATGTTGCGCATCACCAAAAAAAACGGACAACCCATTACCGAAACCTTTGACATGTTTGCCTTTGTGCCACTGACAGGAAAATTTGGCTGGAATAGCACCAAATAA
- the smpB gene encoding SsrA-binding protein SmpB — translation MAKQKDKYVKNLSVRNKRAAFEYFFLDKYTAGIVLRGTEIKAMRLGKFNMEDAYCLFNEAGELIIRNLHIPEYEMGNIHNHEPKADRKLLLTKRELKKLQNGLKDVGLTIVPTHIFINDRGLLKIEIALAKGKKLYDKRETIKERDLKRAMD, via the coding sequence ATGGCAAAACAGAAAGATAAATACGTAAAAAATCTCAGCGTGCGCAATAAGCGCGCGGCATTTGAATATTTTTTTCTAGATAAATACACGGCAGGCATAGTGCTGCGCGGCACGGAAATCAAAGCCATGCGTTTGGGTAAATTCAATATGGAAGATGCTTATTGCCTGTTTAATGAAGCGGGGGAACTGATTATTCGCAATTTGCACATTCCTGAGTATGAGATGGGCAACATACACAACCACGAGCCCAAAGCCGACCGCAAACTGTTACTGACTAAGCGCGAGCTGAAAAAGTTACAAAACGGGCTAAAAGACGTTGGCCTGACGATTGTTCCCACACACATTTTTATCAATGACCGGGGGCTGCTGAAAATAGAAATCGCACTTGCCAAAGGTAAAAAACTCTATGACAAGCGCGAAACCATTAAAGAACGCGATTTGAAGCGTGCGATGGATTAG
- a CDS encoding phage holin family protein: MFDSLIKYLEINIELVKLDIKEMVAKMIVDVIKLVVVGFLSSMALIFLSIALGLWLGEITGSMIQGLGIVGGLYLLSAAVFVVARKKLRMVFERVVSKYIPDNQQLINELTQEHEKSEH; encoded by the coding sequence ATGTTTGATAGTCTTATTAAATATCTGGAAATCAACATTGAACTTGTCAAGCTGGACATCAAGGAGATGGTCGCCAAGATGATTGTGGATGTCATTAAGCTGGTAGTGGTTGGTTTTTTGTCAAGCATGGCACTCATCTTTTTAAGCATCGCATTGGGTTTGTGGCTCGGCGAAATAACCGGCAGCATGATTCAGGGGCTTGGCATTGTAGGCGGTTTGTACCTGTTGTCTGCTGCGGTTTTCGTAGTTGCCCGCAAAAAGCTGCGTATGGTTTTTGAGAGAGTTGTTTCTAAATATATACCTGATAATCAACAGCTTATCAACGAATTGACGCAAGAACATGAAAAATCTGAGCATTGA
- a CDS encoding LysM peptidoglycan-binding domain-containing protein, with protein sequence MIHTVQAGDTLFAIARRYGVSVDSIRMWNALRSDSLSIGQQLRVAPPAGSGVTAAPHPVQPSTGFYQPPVATVSGGSSMNMQSIRAARNVFQVQVLPQAGFNQYRVTYPLPTGGTDTATFRDNINSAHRVYADGIMYVGKSSPRNIPVEAYTQVGLSLPLARALKVVSENEGNFDAINSYDKAIFSYGFIQFAGGAGGGLGAMLMIVKSKQPQVFQQMFGQYGIDVVNATPRPIITCASPETGTILSGDEACAYIKTNKQLTTAFIAAGFHPSVILAQIESATRGYVSPALGMRTDLVLGGQLYSGIPLASIIRSEAGIATMIDLTVNQWITRTASFFRQALEQIAAADGIRTPEQLAAVDERRVLQTIVAQATDARVRDRTQKMLNSGLGLSKI encoded by the coding sequence ATGATACATACCGTTCAGGCCGGTGATACGCTTTTTGCCATCGCGCGTCGCTATGGTGTTTCCGTTGACAGTATTCGGATGTGGAATGCTCTTCGCAGCGATTCGCTCTCGATAGGTCAGCAACTGCGCGTGGCACCTCCGGCGGGCTCCGGCGTAACTGCCGCCCCCCATCCGGTACAACCTTCTACAGGATTTTATCAGCCGCCCGTGGCAACCGTTTCCGGTGGAAGTTCAATGAACATGCAAAGCATTAGGGCTGCCCGCAATGTATTTCAGGTGCAGGTGTTGCCACAAGCCGGATTTAATCAATACAGGGTAACTTATCCGCTGCCTACCGGCGGCACAGATACGGCTACCTTTCGAGATAACATCAACAGTGCGCATCGGGTATATGCAGACGGCATCATGTATGTGGGCAAATCCAGCCCGCGCAATATTCCGGTAGAGGCCTATACGCAGGTAGGGCTTTCGCTGCCACTGGCGCGCGCCCTGAAAGTCGTATCGGAAAATGAGGGCAATTTTGATGCGATTAACAGCTATGACAAAGCTATTTTTTCTTATGGCTTTATCCAGTTTGCAGGTGGTGCAGGCGGTGGCTTAGGCGCTATGCTGATGATTGTTAAGAGTAAACAGCCGCAGGTATTCCAGCAGATGTTCGGCCAATATGGTATTGACGTGGTCAATGCAACTCCGCGACCGATTATTACTTGTGCCTCCCCCGAAACCGGCACCATACTCAGCGGAGATGAGGCTTGTGCCTACATCAAAACCAATAAGCAACTGACAACTGCTTTTATTGCGGCAGGGTTTCACCCCAGCGTAATTTTAGCACAAATAGAAAGCGCAACGCGCGGCTACGTATCGCCTGCTTTGGGCATGAGAACAGACCTTGTGCTTGGCGGACAACTTTACAGCGGTATTCCGTTAGCTTCTATCATACGCTCGGAAGCGGGTATTGCCACCATGATTGATTTAACGGTCAATCAGTGGATTACGCGCACCGCAAGTTTTTTCAGACAGGCATTGGAACAAATTGCGGCAGCAGACGGCATACGCACACCCGAGCAACTGGCTGCGGTAGATGAGCGCCGAGTATTGCAAACCATTGTGGCACAAGCAACCGATGCCCGCGTAAGAGACCGCACGCAAAAAATGTTAAACAGCGGATTAGGGCTTAGTAAAATATAG
- the hemA gene encoding glutamyl-tRNA reductase: MFENFKAVILTYKTAPIEVREKVSLDEQQARRLLQRLKDALGLSEALAVSTCNRTEVYYSADRSMGKEIIAQLCLEKNQLPVHEILPYFHIEDTHEAAVEHLFRVGIGLESQVVGDLQISHQMKLAYQWSADEGMAGPFLHRLMHTIFFTNKRVFQETAFRDGAASVSYAAVEMMEKLTVSNNAPTVLVIGLGEIGADVVRNLKDSRFAKVWLANRTRAKAEAIAQDSDFEVIDFADWERYMEQADVVVSSVAKETPLIEAAQVARYYQTGKFRYFFDLSVPRSIAPEVEQMPGCIVYNVDDINNHANEALQRRLAAIPDVERIIGEAMSDFGNWTKEMVVSPVINKLKNMLEQIRKEEIARYMKHLNAEEAERIEQITKNMMQKVIKMPVLQLKAACKRGEAETLADVLNDLFNLEKVTIEN; encoded by the coding sequence ATGTTTGAGAACTTTAAAGCCGTAATACTCACTTACAAAACAGCGCCCATTGAAGTACGTGAAAAAGTATCCTTAGACGAGCAGCAAGCCCGCAGGCTGTTGCAACGCCTCAAAGATGCTTTAGGCTTATCCGAGGCGCTGGCGGTTTCTACATGTAATCGTACAGAAGTTTATTACAGCGCCGACCGGTCTATGGGCAAAGAAATTATCGCACAACTTTGTCTGGAAAAAAATCAACTGCCGGTTCATGAAATTTTACCCTACTTCCACATTGAAGATACGCATGAAGCAGCCGTTGAGCATCTGTTCCGCGTAGGTATCGGGCTTGAATCGCAGGTGGTCGGCGATTTGCAAATCAGCCACCAGATGAAACTTGCCTATCAGTGGTCGGCAGATGAAGGCATGGCAGGGCCGTTTTTGCACCGCCTGATGCACACCATTTTCTTTACCAACAAGCGCGTATTTCAGGAGACAGCCTTCCGCGACGGGGCAGCGTCGGTATCCTATGCTGCTGTTGAAATGATGGAAAAACTGACAGTTTCCAACAACGCGCCCACCGTTTTGGTCATTGGCTTAGGTGAAATAGGTGCAGACGTTGTGCGCAACCTGAAAGACTCCCGATTTGCCAAAGTATGGTTGGCCAACCGCACACGCGCCAAAGCGGAAGCAATTGCACAAGATTCTGATTTTGAGGTGATTGACTTTGCTGATTGGGAACGCTATATGGAGCAGGCAGACGTAGTTGTCAGTTCGGTAGCTAAAGAAACACCGCTGATTGAGGCTGCGCAGGTTGCCCGCTATTATCAAACAGGCAAATTCCGCTACTTCTTTGACCTTTCCGTGCCGCGCAGCATTGCCCCCGAAGTGGAGCAAATGCCGGGTTGTATTGTTTACAACGTGGACGACATTAACAACCATGCCAATGAGGCTTTGCAACGCCGATTGGCAGCTATCCCCGACGTGGAACGCATCATCGGCGAAGCCATGAGCGACTTTGGCAACTGGACAAAAGAAATGGTTGTTTCGCCGGTTATCAACAAACTCAAAAACATGCTCGAGCAAATCCGCAAGGAGGAAATAGCCCGCTACATGAAACACCTAAACGCCGAAGAAGCCGAACGAATTGAGCAAATTACCAAAAACATGATGCAAAAAGTCATCAAAATGCCTGTTTTGCAACTCAAAGCAGCTTGCAAACGCGGCGAAGCCGAAACGCTGGCAGACGTGCTGAACGATTTGTTCAATTTGGAGAAAGTAACAATAGAAAATTAA
- a CDS encoding DNA/RNA non-specific endonuclease, which translates to MQTKSVIAVIIVALFVILGKCKGVEVSSPEPNQTTTKPPATQPAPGGNTTDASQPTRDPHLALGNPSNATKDERNYDNFLIEHPQFVVSYNRSRGTANWVAWHLSKAWRGTARRQNNFRFDPSLPASWFRATTNHYTGSGFDRGHMCPSDDRDGSEEDNSATFLMTNIVPQAPKNNQETWRLLEEYCRRLADEGNEMYIYSGVYGRGGTGSNGTTTNIANGQITVPSRIWKVIVVLPVGTNDITRINANTRIIAVDTPNTQSVEEKPWGDYRVSVRAIEQATGLNFFASLPQSLQNTLETKVDNGPTR; encoded by the coding sequence ATGCAAACGAAAAGCGTTATAGCCGTCATTATTGTTGCCTTGTTTGTGATTTTAGGCAAATGTAAGGGAGTGGAAGTTTCATCCCCCGAGCCTAATCAAACAACTACCAAGCCCCCTGCTACGCAACCTGCACCCGGAGGAAACACAACCGATGCTTCACAACCTACCCGCGACCCGCACTTGGCGTTGGGGAATCCAAGCAATGCAACAAAGGATGAGCGCAATTACGACAACTTTTTGATAGAACATCCGCAATTTGTTGTTTCTTATAATCGCTCGCGCGGCACCGCTAACTGGGTAGCATGGCATTTAAGCAAAGCATGGCGCGGCACTGCCCGACGACAAAACAACTTCCGCTTTGACCCTTCTTTGCCTGCATCGTGGTTTCGTGCAACCACCAACCACTATACGGGCTCCGGTTTTGACCGCGGCCACATGTGCCCTTCCGATGACCGCGATGGCAGCGAAGAAGATAATTCCGCCACTTTCCTGATGACCAATATCGTCCCTCAGGCACCTAAAAACAACCAAGAAACTTGGCGTTTGCTGGAAGAATACTGTCGTCGTTTGGCAGATGAAGGCAATGAAATGTACATTTACTCCGGCGTTTACGGTAGAGGAGGCACAGGCAGCAACGGTACGACCACCAATATTGCCAATGGTCAAATTACCGTTCCTTCAAGAATTTGGAAAGTGATTGTCGTACTGCCCGTTGGCACTAACGATATCACCCGCATCAATGCCAATACACGCATCATTGCCGTTGATACGCCCAATACGCAGTCCGTTGAGGAAAAACCATGGGGCGACTATCGAGTAAGTGTGCGTGCCATTGAGCAGGCTACGGGGTTGAACTTCTTTGCAAGTTTGCCGCAATCATTGCAAAACACGCTGGAAACCAAGGTAGATAACGGCCCTACACGCTAA
- a CDS encoding GNAT family N-acetyltransferase, whose translation MEIIVQVAGEQHLEYAQEICRQIEESAKARGTGIAKRDPEYIKQKIREGKAIIALTDTGVFAGFCYIETWSHGNYVANSGLIVNPEFRQHGLAKKIKEQAFNLSREKFPDAKIFGLTTSLPVMKINSDLGYKPVTFSELTNDESFWKGCQSCVNYDILTRTNRKHCLCTGMLYDPKWEEDKKKTIEPEAKKTFKLKEKIYERWLRFKAFVLLKDKDKNNGKNNHTNATKPEPQTINA comes from the coding sequence ATGGAAATTATTGTTCAAGTTGCCGGAGAACAGCACTTGGAATACGCGCAGGAAATCTGTCGCCAAATTGAGGAATCAGCCAAAGCACGCGGCACAGGCATTGCCAAGCGCGACCCGGAGTATATCAAACAAAAAATTCGCGAAGGCAAAGCCATTATCGCTTTAACCGATACAGGCGTTTTTGCCGGCTTTTGCTACATTGAAACATGGAGTCACGGCAACTACGTAGCCAACTCCGGTCTGATTGTCAATCCGGAATTTCGCCAACACGGGCTTGCCAAAAAGATTAAGGAACAAGCCTTTAACCTCTCACGCGAAAAATTTCCGGATGCCAAAATTTTCGGCTTAACTACCAGTTTGCCGGTGATGAAAATCAACTCCGACTTAGGCTACAAACCCGTTACGTTTTCCGAACTCACCAACGACGAATCGTTTTGGAAGGGCTGCCAAAGTTGCGTGAACTATGATATTTTGACGCGTACCAACCGCAAGCACTGCCTTTGCACGGGTATGCTTTACGACCCCAAATGGGAGGAGGACAAAAAGAAAACCATTGAACCGGAAGCCAAAAAAACCTTCAAACTCAAAGAAAAAATCTACGAGCGCTGGCTGCGATTCAAGGCTTTCGTCCTTTTAAAAGACAAAGACAAGAACAACGGAAAAAACAATCATACAAACGCTACCAAGCCTGAACCCCAAACCATCAATGCCTGA